Proteins co-encoded in one Nicotiana sylvestris chromosome 7, ASM39365v2, whole genome shotgun sequence genomic window:
- the LOC104232389 gene encoding pentatricopeptide repeat-containing protein At2g29760, chloroplastic-like, translating into MREYGLKKEPGCSSNEVNVIVLEFLVGDKTHPLSQKIYAKLDEIPARLKSVGYVSNKSQRMQLIEEEEEDMKEKALNLHSERLAMTFGLIGGTPSQPICIVKNLRVCWDCRSIAKILSKLYD; encoded by the coding sequence ATGAGAGAATATGGTTTGAAGAAAGAACCAGGTTGTAGCTCAAATGAGGTCAATGTTATTGTTCTTGAGTTTCTAGTGGGAGATAAAACTCACCCCCTGTCGCAGAAAATCTATGCAAAATTAGATGAAATTCCAGCTCGGCTGAAGTCTGTAGGTTACGTTTCCAACAAGTCCCAAAGAATGCAActtattgaagaagaagaagaagatatgaaGGAGAAAGCCTTAAATCTTCACAGTGAGAGGCTAGCTATGACATTTGGACTTATCGGTGGGACTCCATCTCAACCAATTTGTATCGTAAAGAATCTACGTGTTTGTTGGGACTGCCGCTCTATTGCCAAGATTCTCTCCAAGCTTTATGATTGA